The DNA region ACATGTACCTCCCTGTAAAGTAGTAGACACTACGGGCGCTGGTGATGCCTTCATCGGTGCTCTGGCCCATAACTTAGCAAGATATTCGGAACGCTCGCTGGGCGAGCATATTGCCGCTGCCAGTGCCGTGGCCTCCCAATCGGTTCAATTGCCTGGAACCCAAGCTAGTTTTCCATATGCCACGACGTCGTAAACAGCATCCAGCAACCACTCATACGCCCACGTATCTTACCTCCGTTAAGCACATACGCATACGACAACGCGGCATTATCAATGGCGATTATTAAACCATATCTACTTAaagtaaacaatttttgtatttttcgtTACATACGTGCAAAATGTTGTAAAAACGTGCGACTACGCCCCTTTCTTGGACTTCCCTCGAAGGGTTCAACTAAGTATTTATCCTACTTAGTTTCAGCTTAAGAATAAAGTATGtcaagtacatacatacatatgtatatttcatcTAGCCAACTAACAAGCTTAATACCTTTAAGGGAATTACCTGTTGATaattctttttatatttatttataaatcgtaagtaaaaaacagaaaaactataAATGTATGTGGCTCACTTCCGTACgaatttgtatgtatgtgtgtgggtttgAGTGTGTTTTGTCTGTTTTTGTGAAAATTACAAAATCTCCAAAACTCTGATCAATTGTACGCAGTCCATGGATGTGAGTGTGGTATAATGATTGGGTGTGCCTGATCATTTCTTGCCCGATTTCTTGATGCCGCCACCGACAAGTGGACCCTTTTTGGAGGCATTCGCCTTGGCAGCTTCGAGTGCTTTCTGCtgttccttttgtttttgcttaaaTGCCATATCATCGTCGTCCAAATCCTTGGCGTCCTTTTTGGGCGCCTTTAGTGGCTTCTTTTTGCCTCCCTCACGACCAGACATGATTGCAAGTGTTGTCCTTCTACTGCTGAAGCGGAAAAATCATTATTTAGTtgaaatagaagaaaatataCAGCATGCCCGTGACGTACCTTTCGTTTTAtcacgtttttttttatacctttctttccgtctctctctctttctgaattttttttcaacttttgcTCGATATTTTGATCTTTGCTCGATTTTGCGCCCTTTTGCTCGATTTTTCATGCAGTCGTGAAAGACAGTTGTGTCAGCTTAGCAATGAAATTGCTAGATCTAGCTACTTTTCAAGAATCTGGAacgtttttcataatgctttagCCACAAatctgtttttaatttttttcaaatattttttgtgaggAGCGgctaatatataaaaagagtTTAGTTTTGAATTCATTAAATTATATAGGAGTTGGTATTTAATTTACATACTTTTAGCATTTTTTCTCCCCATTCTAGCGTTTTCTGGTTCTGGCATCACTGCCGTGTCGCAGCACTACAGCTATCCCTTTACCTTAGTTGtcaattattttgttgttttatttgaattgaatttttgtcgGGCGGTAGGAAATtgtatatttaatatacaCTGATAGCCGATGCAGTAATAATATTTGGAATTGATTAAGAATAAATTTGAAACTGGTAAACGCATTGCAAACTCGCAGGACAATCGAAAGGACATATTCAACAGGGGCCAATTCGCCGCCGCCGTCGCTTACACCTGAAACAGGTAAGCAAATAAGAGGCcgcacccaaaaaaaaaaaatatttccaaaagCCGGCTGGACTTAATAATATAATCGACTTCCTTATCTGCTTTATTATTGGCCAGGCACCATTGCGCACAATCTTGCCACAAGAAGCGTGGCACAAAAGGGTTCGTTGTCGCCCCAGACAGACGaagacagcaacaacaacagagacGACGACATGGAGCGGCGGTACTTAAAGAATCCGTTTCCGGATTTCACTGGGGGCGAGAACACTCCATTTGCCAGCGATGAAGAACACATCAAGAATCTAATTTGCACCTATGTTGATGCCATATTGGAGCACTGTCATTCCAACAACGATGAGGAGGACAGTCGAGGTGATTTGTACGTGGGCAATGCAGGTATTGCCTTCATGTTTTGGAAACTGGCCAGCTGCGAACAGACACGTGATCTTTATCCGGCATTGGAGCACGGTTCGGCCTTCATACGCAATGCCAAGGCCAATGCCAAGCGCTATAAGAAACGCTCTGCCGAAAGATATTCGTTTCTCTGCGGCAATGCTGGCATCTATGCCGTCTCCGCTGCCATCTCTCAAGCTGTCAAAGATACCGAAGAGCTGTCCAATGATTTGGCCAACTTCAAATCGGGCATACCATCCAGCAAAGAGTTCATGCACACCAAATACGGATGCGATGAGATTCTAGTTGGCCGTGCTGGTTATCTATCGGGTTGCTATTGGCTAAACGATATCCTGCCGGAGAAAAAAATTACTGACGACGATCTGGTATCCATTTGCCAGCTAATTGTGACCAGTGGACGAGAATATAGCAAAATGAATAACTCACCGTTGCCGCTGATGTATCAATACCATGGAACTGAGTATCTAGGTGCTGCCCATGGGCTATGCGCCATTCTCCACATGCTGCTGGATAGTCCCTGGTTCCGTACAGTACCCATATCAGCGCCAGCTGCCGAATTACGTGACATAAAGCGATCTATTGATTATTTTCTCGAACTGCAGGATAGTGAGGGTAATTTTCCTGTCGCTCTAGAGGATTTACGTTCGGGACGGGACAAACGATTGGTACACTGGTGCCATGGAGCACCCGGCGCTGTCTACATGCTGGCCAAAGcgtatttaattttcaaagagGATAAATATCTATTGTCCTTGCGTCGTTGCGCTGACTTGGTATGGAAGCGTGGATTCCTACGAAAGGGGCCGGGCATCTGTCATGGTGTGGCTGGCAATGGTTATGTGTTTCTCCTTCTATTCCGACTGACCAACGAAATGAAGTACCTGTATAGGGCACATAAATTCATGGAGCTTTTAACCAATTCGGAGTTCAAGCAACGGGCACGTGTCCCAGATCGTCCACACAGCCTGTACGAGGGTGTGGCCGGCACAGTTTGCTATCTGGTGGATCTTCTCGAACCTGAGCAGGCGTATTTCCCATTTATGGATGTGTTCCATTAACAGAATCCATCGTGAACAATCTAAGACCATTCTACattatacatatttgattATGTTACTGTGTGACCTCCACTACTCAACAAGCTCAACGATCAGGGAGTTCCGGCTCAATGtcatcatatacatacatacatacatacatacatacacatatatatacataacatatatatattttctagtcatttgtgtgtgtgatttttgCCTCGTTTTTATCGTTTGCATTTGCATCACATTGTTGCCTCACATATTATGTTGAAATCCCAAAAACCAAACCTAACCCCCTCTATCCTTGCCACCTCCTTGGTCCACCACCACAATTAGGACATCGCCCATACCCATATTACGATCTCAGATCTCAGATTGAATGTAGAATTCGTTCTTGATACCATTCTCATATCAAAATTCTATGTGCTTTAAGCTAAGCAATTAACATACTTGCATACatcttatacatatatatatacataatatacatatatatatacattatatttatatacaatatatacttgcgagacattcacatacatatatatacaatatacacatacatacatagtgtGCTTTATACCTACGGTAATCCGATAAAATCCGAGCTCTAAATTCTATTGTCAATAAAACTGcaatcaaataaaaagaattgcTCAAACCAAATGCTCAAAAACAAATCCTAATTTCCAATGGTTAGTGGGTGGgttaaatttctttatttttcaaagCAAGGATCACATCTTGAGTTTGCTAATATCACGCATACGACATGTTGTTCactatttttaaaacaaaatttgttataaGTCAAAATCTAGCTGAGAATTATCCCCTATCTGGAGAGATTATGATATGATCCTATGATAATTGCATGTAGAAACTATCTGCAAGTGGAAATagtttataataataatgaaaaaagCTAAAGTCAGCCTATCAGATAACACGCTACGGATACGGATATGTATGACTAGACCATGTAAAACTTAGATGCATATCTAATATATAGCTTAAAATGAATACTATTGGGACCATAAATAACTAAACCCGTTCAGTTAGTTATGGCAGAGGGGGATGGGGAGCGTTAGAGAACGTTTCGTGTATTTTTGTATGAATTATTGCaactgtatctgtatctgtaacTGTATCGGCAATTGTATCTGTAAGTaccttttttgtttgcatttagTTATCAGAGCGGTTTATATGTGCACACTCTCTTTATACTCTCCTAcctatatatacgtatatatgtatatatatattttttttttgatactaTATATTCGATAGCTTTTAGGCTGGCCAAAACTTGCTGGGGCCCCAAAAACCATTTAGTTCAGTTGCTTTATCGTCGGTGCGCGGATTAGGCGCAGgaaacaaagaacaaaaaataattcgaattttatattgttttattttttgttgttgtgggttGTGTTGTGTTGCGTTTTCATTGGCCCTCAAGTGGCGGTGCTTGTCTATAAGATTCATTGAAAGTCATGATGGTCATTAAGTGTCTGATAGCATTAGGAATACTGATCGGTATAACGACAGCTGCCGATAATGGATTTCCTTTGAGCATAATACATATCAATGATTTCCATGCCAGGTAGGTGGGCTGGGGAGGGGGATTAGATGATCAATGATCAATGATTCGGTAGTGATCGTTATTATTAAAACATTGTTCAGTTATCAAGCTTATGTTTATGATGGGCCAAACCATGGTCATAAACGCAATCAAAATCATGGTTCTTATCTGGCCTAACTACCCACCGCCCACCACCTGCCTACCTACCTATTCATTCAACTTAcctgtacatacatattctaCACACTTGTTTATACCCGTGCGCTGAAAAACACATGTACTTCTCGCCGAGAGTGGGAGCAGGTGGGTGGGAGGGAAAGGCTGGGAGGGCTTTGCAGACCACGTCGTCGATGACTACCATTTGATTTGACTTCTGATTAGATTGCCATCTTTCATTTCGATTCAGATTCGAGGCCACGGACACCAGCGGCGGTACCTGTGGCACT from Drosophila willistoni isolate 14030-0811.24 chromosome XL unlocalized genomic scaffold, UCI_dwil_1.1 Seg141, whole genome shotgun sequence includes:
- the LOC6648644 gene encoding translation machinery-associated protein 7 homolog, whose protein sequence is MSGREGGKKKPLKAPKKDAKDLDDDDMAFKQKQKEQQKALEAAKANASKKGPLVGGGIKKSGKK
- the LOC6648645 gene encoding lanC-like protein 3 homolog, which codes for MERRYLKNPFPDFTGGENTPFASDEEHIKNLICTYVDAILEHCHSNNDEEDSRGDLYVGNAGIAFMFWKLASCEQTRDLYPALEHGSAFIRNAKANAKRYKKRSAERYSFLCGNAGIYAVSAAISQAVKDTEELSNDLANFKSGIPSSKEFMHTKYGCDEILVGRAGYLSGCYWLNDILPEKKITDDDLVSICQLIVTSGREYSKMNNSPLPLMYQYHGTEYLGAAHGLCAILHMLLDSPWFRTVPISAPAAELRDIKRSIDYFLELQDSEGNFPVALEDLRSGRDKRLVHWCHGAPGAVYMLAKAYLIFKEDKYLLSLRRCADLVWKRGFLRKGPGICHGVAGNGYVFLLLFRLTNEMKYLYRAHKFMELLTNSEFKQRARVPDRPHSLYEGVAGTVCYLVDLLEPEQAYFPFMDVFH